A genome region from Nocardia sp. NBC_01730 includes the following:
- a CDS encoding ATP-dependent DNA ligase, whose amino-acid sequence MMVRVPAPMLATAGSPPDPSLKWVYEMKWDGQRAVARCDADGCRLWSRNLREATEFYPDLVEALSAATAGLGDGLVLDGEIVAPDPATGAPDFARLQQRMHAKPSTALLAAVRVDYVVFDVLFADGISTMDQPYLARREILDGLDLEGGLIRVPPFWTEIDPDHLLVTAEQAGLEGIVSKRADSVYRPDSRSRAWIKSALRRTTEAVIAAWLPGNGAFADTFGSLVLAAHDNSPVLQYIGSVGTGFNSADRRALRAKLDAIARPTSPLVALPTAIAKAARYVETVLIADVEYREFTADGVLRHPSYRGLRLDRSPTEITIPMC is encoded by the coding sequence ATGATGGTGCGTGTACCGGCACCGATGCTGGCCACCGCAGGTAGCCCGCCTGATCCCTCCCTGAAATGGGTTTATGAGATGAAATGGGACGGGCAGCGGGCCGTAGCGCGCTGCGATGCCGATGGTTGCCGGTTGTGGAGCCGGAACCTGCGCGAGGCCACCGAGTTCTACCCCGACCTCGTCGAAGCCTTGTCGGCGGCCACTGCCGGCCTCGGTGACGGCCTGGTCCTCGACGGCGAGATCGTCGCCCCAGATCCGGCCACCGGCGCCCCGGACTTCGCCCGCCTGCAGCAGCGCATGCACGCCAAGCCCAGCACCGCGTTGCTCGCCGCGGTCCGCGTCGACTACGTCGTGTTCGACGTGCTGTTCGCCGACGGCATTTCGACGATGGACCAGCCCTACCTTGCCCGTCGGGAGATCCTCGACGGCCTCGACCTCGAGGGCGGGCTGATCCGGGTGCCGCCGTTCTGGACCGAGATCGACCCCGATCATCTGCTGGTGACCGCCGAACAGGCGGGGTTGGAAGGGATTGTGAGCAAGCGCGCCGATTCGGTGTATCGACCCGATTCACGCAGCCGCGCCTGGATCAAATCAGCCCTGCGTCGTACAACCGAGGCAGTGATCGCGGCCTGGCTGCCCGGCAACGGCGCTTTCGCCGATACGTTCGGATCGCTGGTGCTGGCCGCCCACGACAACAGCCCAGTGCTGCAGTACATCGGCTCTGTCGGAACGGGATTCAACAGCGCTGATCGCCGTGCACTGCGGGCCAAGCTCGATGCCATCGCCCGACCGACCAGCCCGCTAGTCGCTCTGCCAACCGCGATAGCGAAGGCCGCACGTTACGTCGAGACAGTCCTGATCGCCGACGTCGAATACCGCGAATTCACTGCAGACGGGGTACTACGTCATCCCAGCTACCGTGGCCTGCGACTCGACCGCTCGCCCACCGAGATCACGATCCCGATGTGCTAG
- a CDS encoding nuclear transport factor 2 family protein, which produces MTSDSAAEQAVLEYHRAWTSGDIDAAMTHVADGIVCHAPGGDLTGKDTYRAFLAGFAPNLTGLTDVASFADGERVALFYYPHTATTSTAPAAEYFTVRDGRIVASVLVFDRLSFAPPTQ; this is translated from the coding sequence ATGACATCCGATTCCGCCGCCGAACAGGCCGTCCTGGAATACCACCGGGCCTGGACCAGTGGAGATATTGACGCGGCCATGACGCACGTGGCGGACGGCATCGTGTGCCACGCACCGGGGGGCGACCTTACCGGCAAAGACACCTACCGGGCCTTCCTGGCCGGGTTCGCACCCAACCTGACCGGACTCACCGATGTCGCCAGCTTCGCCGACGGCGAGCGGGTAGCACTGTTCTACTACCCACACACGGCGACGACCAGCACCGCACCGGCCGCCGAATACTTCACCGTCCGCGACGGAAGAATCGTCGCGAGCGTGCTGGTCTTCGACAGGTTGTCCTTCGCACCACCGACGCAGTAA
- a CDS encoding TfoX/Sxy family protein: MGTNSALAERIRVALTAVPAVREVPMFGALSFMVNDKMLVAAQASGDLLVRVAPEWNRELTALPGVGKAEMGSGRAMGLGWVSVATDVIAADAQLHFWIAVALEHNGQAVAARIRKQRTRTKGRSW, translated from the coding sequence GTGGGCACCAATAGCGCACTGGCCGAACGCATCCGGGTGGCACTGACCGCCGTACCGGCGGTCCGCGAGGTGCCGATGTTCGGGGCCTTGTCGTTCATGGTGAACGACAAGATGCTGGTGGCCGCGCAGGCGAGCGGTGACCTACTGGTCCGCGTTGCCCCGGAGTGGAACCGCGAGCTGACGGCACTGCCTGGCGTGGGGAAGGCGGAGATGGGATCCGGGCGGGCCATGGGTCTGGGCTGGGTCAGCGTCGCCACGGACGTGATCGCCGCCGATGCGCAGTTGCATTTCTGGATTGCCGTGGCGCTCGAGCACAATGGCCAGGCAGTCGCCGCGCGGATACGCAAACAACGAACCAGAACGAAAGGGAGATCGTGGTGA
- a CDS encoding ArsR/SmtB family transcription factor, giving the protein MQAEPARDLDQALRALADVNRRAILAAVRTGPRAVGQIAEEVGLSQQTTSHHLGVLRAAGLASSTRDGTRHLFAVNTEGLAAVRAYLDDFWPAKLAALKAAVEFRDGGNDG; this is encoded by the coding sequence ATGCAAGCGGAGCCCGCCCGAGACCTTGACCAGGCGCTGCGTGCGCTGGCGGACGTGAATCGCCGGGCCATTCTGGCGGCGGTCCGGACCGGCCCACGCGCCGTTGGGCAGATCGCTGAGGAAGTCGGGCTGTCTCAACAAACGACATCGCATCACCTTGGGGTGCTGCGTGCGGCCGGGCTGGCCAGCAGTACCCGCGATGGCACTCGTCATTTGTTCGCGGTGAATACCGAGGGGCTGGCAGCGGTACGCGCGTACCTGGATGACTTCTGGCCGGCAAAGCTCGCGGCGCTCAAGGCCGCTGTCGAGTTCCGCGATGGTGGCAACGATGGCTGA
- a CDS encoding SRPBCC family protein, whose product MAEYATSIEIEAAPDAVFDYLVTETGMTAWMGQHATLDPQAGGTFEVDIAGHPIRGEYLRVERPHRVVVSWGHAGSTDLPPGASTVEFTLTPTAQGTRVDLVHSQLPPLSLPGHADGWTHFLSRLRIAAPGGDAGEDDWVPIEHRI is encoded by the coding sequence ATGGCTGAATACGCGACGTCGATTGAGATCGAGGCAGCACCTGACGCGGTGTTCGACTACCTGGTAACCGAAACAGGAATGACTGCGTGGATGGGCCAGCACGCCACGCTCGACCCGCAGGCCGGGGGCACATTCGAGGTCGATATCGCCGGCCACCCGATCCGAGGGGAATATCTGAGGGTCGAGCGGCCGCACCGGGTGGTGGTCTCCTGGGGCCATGCGGGAAGCACCGACTTGCCACCGGGAGCTTCCACGGTGGAGTTCACCCTCACCCCGACCGCGCAGGGCACTCGCGTCGACCTAGTGCATTCGCAGCTGCCACCCCTCAGCCTGCCTGGCCACGCTGACGGGTGGACGCACTTCCTGTCCCGCCTTCGCATCGCCGCACCGGGAGGCGACGCCGGAGAAGACGATTGGGTGCCGATCGAACATCGCATCTAG